A single genomic interval of Picosynechococcus sp. PCC 7003 harbors:
- a CDS encoding plastocyanin/azurin family copper-binding protein, with protein MVFNKYFVHGYKVLVLLGLMLFCLTPAAIALPVPAQQPLQEMQIHLGTASGALRFVPDQLEFVAGQRYKLLLDNPSNQKHYFTAKDFADTSWTQKVEAGKVEVKGAIHELELKPGAIAEWILIPQKTGKFELHCSVPGHAAAGMVGTIQVIAGA; from the coding sequence ATGGTGTTTAACAAATACTTCGTCCATGGCTATAAAGTGCTGGTTTTACTTGGGCTAATGTTATTTTGTCTGACCCCAGCGGCGATCGCCTTACCGGTACCGGCCCAGCAACCCCTCCAGGAAATGCAGATCCATTTAGGCACAGCCAGCGGCGCCCTAAGATTTGTCCCTGACCAGTTGGAATTTGTCGCCGGCCAACGCTACAAATTGCTGCTCGACAATCCCAGTAATCAAAAACACTATTTCACAGCTAAAGATTTTGCCGACACCAGTTGGACCCAAAAGGTAGAAGCGGGCAAGGTGGAAGTGAAAGGGGCAATCCACGAACTAGAACTCAAACCGGGGGCGATCGCCGAATGGATTTTAATTCCCCAAAAGACCGGCAAGTTTGAACTGCATTGTTCTGTACCCGGCCATGCCGCTGCGGGGATGGTCGGCACCATCCAGGTCATCGCTGGTGCATAA
- a CDS encoding P-II family nitrogen regulator, with protein sequence MKKVEAIIRPFKLDEVKIALVNAGIVGMTVSEVRGFGRQKGQTERYRGSEYTVEFLQKLKIEIVIDDDQVDAVVDKIVAAARTGEIGDGKIFISPVDQIVRIRTGEKDLEAV encoded by the coding sequence ATGAAAAAAGTAGAAGCCATTATTCGTCCCTTCAAACTCGATGAAGTCAAAATCGCCCTCGTCAATGCAGGCATCGTCGGCATGACCGTTTCTGAAGTTCGCGGTTTCGGTCGCCAAAAAGGACAAACAGAAAGATATCGCGGTTCTGAGTACACCGTTGAATTTCTCCAAAAGCTCAAGATTGAGATCGTCATCGATGATGATCAAGTGGATGCAGTCGTTGACAAAATTGTTGCGGCCGCCCGGACTGGGGAAATCGGCGACGGGAAAATCTTCATTTCTCCCGTGGATCAAATCGTCCGGATTCGGACCGGGGAAAAAGACCTCGAAGCTGTCTAA
- a CDS encoding thioesterase family protein: MAYAYQRTIHLADTDAAGVVYFARLLHICHEAYEMCLTESGMDWSGLLREGTVALPIVHSAIDFFRPIIWGDRLDIELYPEPENSSQFKISYRIFTENHDSPTESPLATALTRHVAINPSTRQRCGLPLAVETWLRNAPKIEDSKI, translated from the coding sequence ATGGCTTACGCTTATCAACGAACCATTCATTTGGCAGATACCGATGCCGCCGGGGTGGTCTATTTTGCGCGGCTTCTCCACATTTGCCATGAAGCCTATGAGATGTGCCTCACGGAGAGTGGGATGGATTGGTCTGGGTTGCTCCGGGAGGGAACAGTTGCCCTGCCCATTGTCCACAGTGCCATCGATTTTTTTCGGCCCATCATCTGGGGCGATCGCCTAGACATTGAGCTCTACCCAGAACCTGAAAATTCTAGTCAATTTAAGATTTCTTACCGGATTTTTACGGAAAATCACGACTCCCCAACAGAATCGCCCCTGGCCACGGCCCTCACTCGCCATGTGGCGATCAATCCCTCAACCCGTCAGCGTTGTGGCCTACCGTTAGCCGTCGAAACATGGTTAAGGAATGCACCAAAAATCGAGGACAGCAAAATTTAG
- the bioF gene encoding 8-amino-7-oxononanoate synthase: MANPDPIYGWLETSLATIKKANWYRYPKTITGQSGATVTLNGQSVVNFASNDYLGLASDRRLIDAAIAATETLGTGSTGSRLTSGHRQLHQDLEQAIANLKQTEAALVFSSGYLANLGTISAITNKKDLILGDQYNHSSLKNGAKLSGATVLEYDHNDLDGLRQLLEAHRHNYRRCLITTDSVFSMDGDLCLLPELLAIAKEFSAMLLVDEAHGTGVLGNKGAGAVEHFHCTQQPLIQVGTLSKALGSLGGYVAGSKALIDFLRNRAPTWIYTTGLSPADTAAALAAIHILQAEPQRRQQLWENIRQLKSALGNHELVPSESAVLCFGLANPQQALTMGDRLLAAGFFAPAIRPPTVPTSRIRVSVMATHSPRQIQGFIEVFQRCFAEFSGSSQG; the protein is encoded by the coding sequence ATGGCTAATCCTGATCCCATTTATGGCTGGCTAGAGACTTCTTTAGCCACCATCAAAAAAGCAAACTGGTATCGATACCCGAAGACAATCACGGGTCAATCGGGGGCAACGGTCACCTTAAATGGTCAATCCGTAGTGAATTTTGCCAGCAATGATTATCTGGGTTTAGCGAGCGATCGCCGTTTAATTGATGCCGCCATAGCAGCCACCGAAACTTTGGGTACGGGGAGTACAGGCTCTCGGCTCACCAGTGGCCACCGACAACTCCACCAAGATCTAGAGCAGGCGATCGCCAATCTCAAACAAACCGAAGCGGCTCTGGTATTTAGTTCCGGTTATCTGGCCAATCTTGGCACCATTAGCGCCATTACAAATAAAAAAGACTTGATTTTAGGGGATCAATACAACCATTCGAGTTTGAAAAATGGGGCGAAATTAAGCGGTGCCACGGTGTTGGAATATGACCACAACGATTTAGATGGGTTACGCCAGCTCCTCGAAGCCCATCGGCATAACTACCGCCGTTGTCTGATCACCACCGATAGCGTTTTTAGTATGGATGGTGATCTGTGTTTACTGCCCGAATTACTGGCGATCGCCAAGGAATTTTCCGCTATGTTACTCGTGGACGAGGCCCATGGGACTGGGGTTTTGGGCAACAAAGGCGCTGGAGCCGTGGAACATTTTCACTGTACCCAGCAACCGCTTATTCAAGTGGGCACCCTCAGCAAAGCCCTGGGCAGTCTCGGCGGCTATGTGGCGGGCAGTAAAGCTCTGATTGATTTTCTCCGTAACCGGGCCCCGACCTGGATTTATACTACCGGACTCTCCCCGGCGGATACGGCGGCGGCCCTCGCAGCGATTCATATTTTGCAGGCAGAACCCCAACGGCGACAGCAACTCTGGGAAAATATTCGTCAGTTAAAAAGCGCCCTCGGCAACCACGAATTGGTGCCTTCTGAGTCGGCGGTACTTTGTTTTGGCCTCGCTAATCCCCAGCAAGCGCTAACCATGGGCGATCGCCTTTTGGCCGCTGGTTTTTTTGCCCCCGCCATTCGTCCCCCAACAGTACCCACCAGTCGCATCCGCGTATCGGTAATGGCGACCCATAGTCCCCGACAGATCCAAGGATTTATTGAAGTATTCCAGCGGTGCTTTGCTGAATTTTCCGGGTCATCTCAAGGCTAA